Within the Drosophila melanogaster chromosome 3R genome, the region GTGGCAAATACGCTTCGAATGTTCCGAATGGGAATATATCAGTTTGTACTTACGATCCCAGCTGGCAGAagatgctgctgccgccgatCTCACGGACGCACTCCGTATTGGCGTCGCACATGTACCGCTGCGTGCACTTGTCCTCCGAGGTGCGATAGGTTCGGACGTAGCCCTTCATCAGCGAGATTCCGGCGACGACGGCGTCGCTCACCGAGTCCCGCTTGCCCATGGAGCGGGCGGTCAGGGAGCGGTGCGAGAAGGAGGTCTTCAGGGCGTCCAGCAGGTTCATCACGATCTGAATGAACTGTGGATGCGGAAGGGGGAGCGTTTTGTTCAGTGGAgtggagtgtgtgtgtgtgtgtgtgtgcaggtGTTGATTGGGGGACGGGGAAACATGGGGTAGAGGAAGCATTAGTCAATTAGTTTTGCATTTGCTGTGCCAATACTAAAGTGGTGTCagtgttgtgtgtgtgctttagAGCGTGTATAAGGTGTGTTTGTTGCTGTGCATAGAAACAATGTACATTCTGGGCACGGGGCAACAAGATTCAGGTGTAaattattcaattaattaGACTAGACTAAAAACATATTGAACTCAAATAAAATTACTTAGCTAATTACTGCCTAGAAATTGTATCTCGTGGAATATTATGTTATGTAATATCAATATAACCAAAACCTTATTATATCAACCAGCAATTAATTgtaaatgaattattttacCCCCTTAATAGATGTTTAACAATTCCCTCATCTATTTAGCCCCAAAATTCACACCCAAATCTTGTTGCTTGGTGTTGTTCTGTGTGTTGTGAAAGCAATAAAGATGTTTTACCTCGCCAGCTTGCTTGGCCATCGAGTTGACTTGGTCGGGGTCTCTGGAGCCTAAAACGGCAGACATCACAGCCACCAATATGCCCTGTGCGATTATTAGCGAGGTAGAGGTAGAGGAGGTAGGCGGGAAGCAATCATAATCAAGAGAATAAGAAGAGCCAGGCACCCAGAATCAGTATCAGTATCAGTATAAGATATAGGATATacataaaacaaaacgaaacgaaacgaaacggtAACAATTGAACAGCAAAAATTACgataaagcaaaacaaaagtggCACAAAAGCAATCAGTGAGTGTATACCATGTTATGGGCTAATGGATCGATAGATTACCTGCATGGGAGATCCACCGTTGTCGACCTTATCGATGCCATCGCTAGGGGCTCCGCCGCCCAGCAAGGTGTTGATGATGCGAAGACCTGCAGAGAAACGGATAGAGATCAGTTATGGGaacttttttgtttacctAAGACACTactaaatcaaaataatatgAATCTTACCCATGGAGATAACATTCGCCCAGGGACTGCCGCCCAAGCCAATGGAACTATCCACATCATCGGACTTGGTTGGTGAGTTGACGGCTCCGTTGAAGAACATGGTCATCACGGTGGATAGCATGTTAGACCAGGTGAAACCGCCGGGTCCTCCCACACTCTCTTGGATCTGATTGGTCTCCAAATCATCCTCGATATCGTCCAGAGCCACCTTCTTCGAGGCATTCGGCTTCACCGCAAACTTTCTGGCCACACTCTCATCCCGGTAGACAGGTGACTGGGTCACCTGGTGCTGCCTCTGATAGACCTCCTGCTGTGGAAATGCGTAGGTCATCAGCAGACAATTGCTGGCTACTATGGAGAGCAGCAGGTAGGCGTGTACTTTCCGTTGATTCCACATGACTACTGGAAGAGACCGAGACGAGAATGGGTTAAACCTATTTGAAATTCATTGGGGGACGGACAACAAGCCATCCGCATAACAACACTTTCACATTGCCCAACTGAGTGCCATGGAGTTTCCTGAACTTAGGCACGGGTTGAGCATTGGAATCAGCGGTGGCCCATTTGGATGGCACATGCTTGGCCCGATTGAGATTTGGCATTACATTATATTAATGAAAATACGTTGTTGGACCTGACATTTGCAGATATTTACAATAATCATAATGTATTTCTCTATTTAATTCTTAATAAAGAAAACGGTTTTTTTATTGGTATTACTATAAGCTCGTAACTGTTTTTCTAACGTTGCAAATGTCAAGtgcttcccccccccccccccccaccacgAAGTCGAAAATTTTCCCATCGACCAGGCCTTGAATATGTTACAATTTCCATGAAAACTAGATAAGAAAGTTGTAGCGGCGTGTAATTAAAGGCGAAACGTCTTCACTTGCTTCCGAAACATCTAGAAACGAGTCAAACTGCTCCCAATTAAGGTGTCGGTCAAATGTAACCTGTTCCCCAGTGGAAATCCACGGAATGAAGAGGAGCATTCGAGGCAGGTATATCAACCGAGTGGCAGGTTGGGCAACATAGAAAGCCGCCACAGTTGAGGTGGCAAGTACCGGCAATTAGCAGCGACTTCCTCACCACAATCGGTTGGCTAGATGTGTATTAGCAATATTAGCATCGAGAACCATTCAGAATTGATTAGTACGTACTTGCTGCAAATCGTAATGGGATCGCCAATGTTAGTGGCTGGGTATTCTTCTCCTCTGGTTCTTCTGTATTGCTACACAACCAGTTTCAACTAGCGGTTCTTTTCGCTCAGATGTCATGCAACAGGTTCCCGTTACAATTAATAAAGCCAACGAGGCTGAGGAATGCCAATGGCTGGGAGATTGCattgatttccatttaattgctGGCCGAGAACAGGCTCTCCAGAATGGGTCAGCGTGGAAATGTAAATTGTGCGGCCATTGATTAATCGGGCAACTCCATCTCACGGCTCCGAAGAGTCGAGTTTTGATGGCTTGTGACACAATGCGACCCAGTTCCGTGGAAATTATGGTGGCCATGTAAATTTAGAAAGCTGTTTGAGCGGGAGACTGTGGCTTTGAACGTGAATCAGCGATTAGTGGCTAAGATAATGGTAATTAATAGCTGGAATGTGTGGCAGAGAAATTTTATTGATTGTGGGAAATTAGCCGTGGAAATTGTGATGATCAAATTAGTCACATCGATATCGCCACTCTGGCCGTTTATGACATAATTCTACTGGCAAGCTGGCTAGTTCCCTCGTTATCTTCGGCCGCCTTCTTTCTCTCTtgttaaaaagaaaacacgCAACTCTAATTGGAATCTTTGCACGCAACTCTTACTTTCATGGCCTGGCTTAAAACGGCAATTAAACATCTTCACAAACAACGGGCAATATAACTATttcaataacaaaataaaacgagaGCAGCAATTACACTTGCCGTTGGTCAAAAGTCGCAAATTAGAAAGTGTGGAAACCGCAAACGGCCACAAAGAGAAACAATTTTTCGAGTCACGGAGGCGGGGGTGTAACAATAACCGAGTTCTTTGCCCAGAAATATCATTGTAATTTATGTGCTCGTCTCTcagatatttattttcattttcgtttgcGGTCTCGTGCCAAAGCACGCTCCACTGGCTCCTTGGTCAAAGTcaaagatgatgatgatgataatgatgatgagaAAGCGGCAAAACGTTCGTGATTTGCGGTAAGTGAGCAAGCTCTTCGTCGTCGTCTTGGGTTTCTGGGAGTGGATCGGCTGGATAGGAGGGCCCTGAGTCATTCTGCGGGGCTCAGCCGGGTTTCTGGACGGTCACGGACAGGTTTCCGGCTGAGAGAAACTCAGGCAGCCTCGAAAAATTCACATTTCACTTTCTTTTCGCCCAGAATCAAGCCAAGGTTTATTGACCAagaaaaataacacaaaataaaaacttaattaagtGCTTAAGCTCGGCAATTGCCTGCCGTCGAGTGCTTAACCTTAATTGGAATGCCCAGCGGCTTTCTAGCGAGTTTGTGCCTTAAGTCTTTCGTTTCCACTGACGCGGTGGTCAGCAACCCCTGACAGAAAACCGCTAACCAGCTGTCAATTGGCCAAAATGCGCAGTAACTGTGCTGCATTTTAATGTGAGCGGTGTCGATTGATTATTGAGTAAGACCCTAAGCCGTGATGCAATCCCAGGGCGGGATGAGCTATACAACGGTTCACTTTTTGCAGAGAAAACTTCTTCTGGAAAGTTTTACTGACCCCGAAACCCAGTCGGCAGTGGGCAAAATGACAAACAACTTAAGGCTGCACGAAAGCAGAACCAATTGCACTTGCAATTTCCACAGCCATTATGGTTATCAGTCAGCTGCATTTGATGGACAAATTGCAACTGCCATTGTTGAGCTTCGCTTTGTTTAATCCACAAATAGTAGTGCAGTTTTCTTAAGCAAAACACATTATCTAGCCTGCTTGGAATTGAAAACCGATTCAGTTTGGCTCGTATCCGAACGGACCAAACATAAACTGTATTAAACACGACTTAACAGCTCCAAAGAAAAACTTTCACCTCGCTCAGCCTGACAACGACAACcgcaaaatgccaaaagcaaCAAACGGCGGTCAATGAAtgaaagttaaaaaaaaaaaaaaaaaaaaaaaaacgaaaaatactTGCTTCAAGGCAGAAAAAGGCAAAGAGTCTAGAAGTGCACACAAGGCGAATGGTTAAACAAAAAGCAGACAATTTTATCCTTTTTAcaggcaattaaataaatatattttctatgGGAGTTGGCCAAAGTCTTGGCCAAAAGGCAGGCGTTAAT harbors:
- the CG4702 gene encoding uncharacterized protein, isoform C — encoded protein: MWNQRKVHAYLLLSIVASNCLLMTYAFPQQEVYQRQHQVTQSPVYRDESVARKFAVKPNASKKVALDDIEDDLETNQIQESVGGPGGFTWSNMLSTVMTMFFNGAVNSPTKSDDVDSSIGLGGSPWANVISMGLRIINTLLGGGAPSDGIDKVDNGGSPMQFIQIVMNLLDALKTSFSHRSLTARSMGKRDSVSDAVVAGISLMKGYVRTYRTSEDKCTQRYMCDANTECVREIGGSSIFCQLGSYATSYVLGRTSGSNFEELYDAGRRGRSGFDCRQIYLECNEV
- the CG4702 gene encoding uncharacterized protein, isoform D; this encodes MWNQRKVHAYLLLSIVASNCLLMTYAFPQQEVYQRQHQVTQSPVYRDESVARKFAVKPNASKKVALDDIEDDLETNQIQESVGGPGGFTWSNMLSTVMTMFFNGAVNSPTKSDDVDSSIGLGGSPWANVISMGLRIINTLLGGGAPSDGIDKVDNGGSPMQGILVAVMSAVLGSRDPDQVNSMAKQAGEFIQIVMNLLDALKTSFSHRSLTARSMGKRDSVSDAVVAGISLMKGYVRTYRTSEDKCTQRYMCDANTECVREIGGSSIFCQLGSYATSYVLGRTSGSNFEELYDAGRRGRSGFDCRQIYLECNEV